One window of Papaver somniferum cultivar HN1 chromosome 9, ASM357369v1, whole genome shotgun sequence genomic DNA carries:
- the LOC113310380 gene encoding glycine-rich protein 3-like isoform X1, which produces MGTGNARIFILFGLLFAVVTLISSEVSAAKDLAAKTTEEETAEKNGLQDAKYGGNGGYPGNGGYQGGGGYPGNGGYQGGGGYPGNGGGYRNGGGYQGGGGRNGGGYRNGGGRGGGGYRCRHGCCDRGGYYRGGCYNCCYSAAQAKAFAAETTTVNNLKP; this is translated from the exons ATGGGTACTGGAAATGCCAGGATTTTCATTTTATTCGGTCTTTTGTTTGCTGTTGTGACACTAATCTCTTCTGAGGTTTCAGCTGCTAAGGATTTAGCTGCAAAAACAA CAGAAGAAGAGACAGCTGAGAAAAATGGTCTGCAAGATGCCAAGTACGGAGGAAACGGTGGTTACCCAGGTAACGGAGGGTATCAAGGTGGCGGTGGATACCCTGGTAACGGTGGGTATCAAGGTGGGGGTGGATATCCAGGTAATGGAGGCGGGTACCGTAATGGAGGTGGATACCAAGGTGGTGGCGGACGCAATGGGGGTGGGTACCGTAATGGAGGTGGGCGTGGTGGTGGTGGATACAGATGCCGACATGGTTGTTGTGACCGTGGTGGGTACTACAGAGGAGGTTGCTACAACTGTTGCTATTCTGCTGCTCAAGCCAAAGCCTTTGCTGCTGAAACTACCACCGTCAATAATCTCAAGCCTTAA
- the LOC113310379 gene encoding keratin, type I cytoskeletal 9-like isoform X1 translates to MGTRNNVKLFIFLGLLFAVVSLISSEVSAAKDLAEKTTEEERTKKNGLKDAHYGGSNGRGGYQGGNGGGYQGGNGGGYQGGNGGGYQGGNGGGYKGGNGGNGGGYQGGNGGGYQGGNGGGYKGGNGGYQGGNRGGYKGGNGGGYKGGNGGHQGGNGGGYKGGNGGNGGGYQGGNGRGGGGRGGGGGGKGGRGCPHGC, encoded by the exons ATGGGTACCAGAAACAATGTCAAGCTTTTCATTTTCTTGGGTCTTCTGTTCGCTGTCGTTTCATTAATCTCTTCTGAGGTTTCAGCAGCCAAGGATTTGGCCGAGAAAACAA CAGAAGAAGAGAGAACTAAGAAAAATGGTCTAAAAGATGCCCACTACGGAGGATCTAATGGTAGAGGTGGTTACCAAGGTGGCAATGGAGGTGGTTACCAAGGCGGCAATGGTGGTGGATACCAAGGTGGAAATGGAGGTGGGTACCAAGGTGGCAATGGAGGCGGATACAAAGGTGGCAATGGAGGCAATGGAGGAGGGTACCAAGGTGGCAATGGAGGTGGATACCAAGGGGGCAACGGAGGTGGATACAAAGGTGGCAACGGAGGGTACCAAGGTGGCAACAGAGGTGGTTACAAAGGTGGCAACGGAGGTGGATACAAAGGTGGCAACGGAGGGCACCAAGGCGGCAACGGAGGGGGATACAAAGGTGGTAACGGAGGAAATGGAGGTGGGTACCAAGGTGGAAACGGGCGTGGTGGTGGAGGaagaggtggaggtggtggcggtaAAGGAGGCCGTGGATGCCCACATGGTTGTTGA
- the LOC113310379 gene encoding glycine-rich protein DOT1-like isoform X2, with protein MGTRNNVKLFIFLGLLFAVVSLISSEVSAAKDLAEKTKEERTKKNGLKDAHYGGSNGRGGYQGGNGGGYQGGNGGGYQGGNGGGYQGGNGGGYKGGNGGNGGGYQGGNGGGYQGGNGGGYKGGNGGYQGGNRGGYKGGNGGGYKGGNGGHQGGNGGGYKGGNGGNGGGYQGGNGRGGGGRGGGGGGKGGRGCPHGC; from the exons ATGGGTACCAGAAACAATGTCAAGCTTTTCATTTTCTTGGGTCTTCTGTTCGCTGTCGTTTCATTAATCTCTTCTGAGGTTTCAGCAGCCAAGGATTTGGCCGAGAAAACAA AAGAAGAGAGAACTAAGAAAAATGGTCTAAAAGATGCCCACTACGGAGGATCTAATGGTAGAGGTGGTTACCAAGGTGGCAATGGAGGTGGTTACCAAGGCGGCAATGGTGGTGGATACCAAGGTGGAAATGGAGGTGGGTACCAAGGTGGCAATGGAGGCGGATACAAAGGTGGCAATGGAGGCAATGGAGGAGGGTACCAAGGTGGCAATGGAGGTGGATACCAAGGGGGCAACGGAGGTGGATACAAAGGTGGCAACGGAGGGTACCAAGGTGGCAACAGAGGTGGTTACAAAGGTGGCAACGGAGGTGGATACAAAGGTGGCAACGGAGGGCACCAAGGCGGCAACGGAGGGGGATACAAAGGTGGTAACGGAGGAAATGGAGGTGGGTACCAAGGTGGAAACGGGCGTGGTGGTGGAGGaagaggtggaggtggtggcggtaAAGGAGGCCGTGGATGCCCACATGGTTGTTGA
- the LOC113310380 gene encoding glycine-rich protein 3-like isoform X2, whose amino-acid sequence MGTGNARIFILFGLLFAVVTLISSEVSAAKDLAAKTKEETAEKNGLQDAKYGGNGGYPGNGGYQGGGGYPGNGGYQGGGGYPGNGGGYRNGGGYQGGGGRNGGGYRNGGGRGGGGYRCRHGCCDRGGYYRGGCYNCCYSAAQAKAFAAETTTVNNLKP is encoded by the exons ATGGGTACTGGAAATGCCAGGATTTTCATTTTATTCGGTCTTTTGTTTGCTGTTGTGACACTAATCTCTTCTGAGGTTTCAGCTGCTAAGGATTTAGCTGCAAAAACAA AAGAAGAGACAGCTGAGAAAAATGGTCTGCAAGATGCCAAGTACGGAGGAAACGGTGGTTACCCAGGTAACGGAGGGTATCAAGGTGGCGGTGGATACCCTGGTAACGGTGGGTATCAAGGTGGGGGTGGATATCCAGGTAATGGAGGCGGGTACCGTAATGGAGGTGGATACCAAGGTGGTGGCGGACGCAATGGGGGTGGGTACCGTAATGGAGGTGGGCGTGGTGGTGGTGGATACAGATGCCGACATGGTTGTTGTGACCGTGGTGGGTACTACAGAGGAGGTTGCTACAACTGTTGCTATTCTGCTGCTCAAGCCAAAGCCTTTGCTGCTGAAACTACCACCGTCAATAATCTCAAGCCTTAA